A single Oryctolagus cuniculus chromosome 16, mOryCun1.1, whole genome shotgun sequence DNA region contains:
- the LOC100339041 gene encoding olfactory receptor 7A17-like: MEQRNDTGLSEFFLLGFSEDPALQPLIFGLFLSMYLVTVAGNLLIVLAILSDPHLHTPMYFFLSNLSLVDVCFTSTTVPKMLVNIQTQSKVITSAGCITQMFFYFLFVGLDNFLLVVMAYDRFVAICRPLHYTVIMNPRLCVQLVLVCWVISVLHSLSHSLLVLRLSFCTHLEIPHFFCELNQVIHSACSDTFLNDLFLYFVSVLLGGGPLAGILFSYSKIVSSIRAISSAQGKYKAFSTCASHLSVVSLFYCTGLGVYLSSAATPKSHSTAAASVMYTVVTPMLNPFIYSLRNDDIKSALKSIFGGKL; this comes from the coding sequence ATGGAACAACGGAATGATACAGGACTTTCAGAATTCTTCCTTCTGGGATTCTCAGaggacccagcactgcagcccctcatatttgggctcttcctctccatgtacctggtcactgtggctgggaacctgctcatcgtcctggccatcctctcagacccccacctccacacgcccatgtacttcttcctctccaacctgtCCTTGGTGGACGTCTGCTTCACCTCCACCACCGTCCCCAAGATGCTGGTGAACATCCAGACGCAGAGCAAAGTCATCACCTCTGCAGGCTGCATCACCCAGATGTTCTTCTACTTTCTTTTTGTAGGGTTGGACAACTTCCTTCTGGTTGTGATGGCTTATGACAGGTTTGTGGCCATCTGTCGCCCCCTGCACTATACGGTCATCATGAATCCCAGGCTCTGTGTGCAGCTGGTTTTGGTATGCTGGGTCATCAGTGTCCTCCATTCTTTGTCACACAGCCTACTGGTGCTGCGGCTGTCCTTCTGCACACACCTGGAAATCCCCCACTTCTTCTGTGAACTGAATCAGGTGATCCACAGCGCCTGCTCTGACACCTTTCTTAATGATCTGTTTCTGTACTTTGTATCTGTGCTCCTGGGAGGAGGTCCTCTGGCTGGGATCCTTTTTTCCTACTCTAAGATTGTCTCCTCCATCCGTGCCATCTCCTCAGCCCAGGGGAAGTATAAAGcattctccacctgtgcctctcacctcTCTGTCGTCTCCTTATTCTATTGCACTGGGCTAGGAGTTTACCTTAGCTCTGCTGCTACCCCAAAATCACACTCAACTGCAGCAGCCTCGGTGATGTACACTGTGGTcacccccatgctgaaccccttcatctacagtCTAAGGAATGATGACATTAAGAGTGCCCTGAAAAGTATTTTTGGAGGGAAACTATAA
- the LOC100340553 gene encoding olfactory receptor 7A10-like, whose product MKQSNGTQLSEFLLLGFSEDPALQPFICGLFLSMYLVTVAGNLLIILAILSDPHLHTPMYFFLSNLSLVDICFTSTTVPKMLVNIQTQSKAITHAGCITQMFFFMLFAEMDNFILAVMAYDRFVAICHPLYYMVIMNPQLCVQLVLVCWVISVLHALLHSLLVLQLSFCAHLEIPHFFCELNQVIHSACSDTFINDVVMYFTVTLLGGGPLAGILYSYSKIVSSICTISSAQGKNKAFSTCASHLSAICLFYCTGLAVYFSYPITQNPQSNARASVMYTVVTPMLNPFIYSLRNEDIKRALKKSLGEKS is encoded by the coding sequence ATGAAACAAAGCAATGGAACACAGCTGTCAGAATTCCTTCTCCTGGGATTCTCAGaggacccagcactgcagcccttCATATGtgggctcttcctctccatgtacctggtcactgtggctgggaacctgctcatcatcctggccatcctctcagacccccacctccacacgcccatgtacttcttcctctccaacctgtCCTTGGTGGACATCTGCTTCACCTCCACCACCGTCCCCAAGATGCTGGTGAACATCCAGACGCAGAGCAAAGCCATCACCCATGCAGGCTGCATCACCCAGATGttcttcttcatgctatttgCAGAGATGGACAACTTTATCCTGGCTGTGATGGCCTATGACAGGTTTGTGGCCATCTGTCACCCTCTGTACTACATGGTCATCATGAATCCCCAGCTCTGTGTGCAGCTGGTTTTGGTGTGTTGGGTCATCAGTGTCCTGCATGCCTTGTTGCACAGCCTACTGGTGCTGCAGCTGTCCTTCTGTGCACACCTGGAAATCCCCCATTTCTTCTGTGAACTGAATCAGGTGATCCACAGTGCCTGCTCTGACACCTTTATTAATGATGTGGTCATGTATTTTACAGTTACGCTGTTGGGTGGGGGTCCACTGGCAGGGATCCTTTACTCCTACTCTAAGATCGTCTCCTCCATCTGTACAATTTCTTCTGCTCAGGGGAAGAATAAAGCATTTtccacctgtgcctctcacctcTCTGCTATCTGCTTATTTTATTGCACAGGACTCGCTGTGTACTTTAGTTATCCTATTACCCAAAACCCACAGTCAAATGCAAGGGCTTCAGTGATGTACACAGTGGTcacccccatgctgaaccccttcatctacagcctgaggaatgAAGACATAAAGAGGGCCCTGAAGAAGTCTCTAGGAGAGAAATCATAA